A region of the Arthrobacter sp. FW306-07-I genome:
CCATGAGCGTTGACGAGCGCGCCCGCGCCGGTGTCTTCCTGGCCATGCAGTACCCGGTGGAGGTTCCCGGCGTCACCATGACCAACTTCCTCCGCACCGCCAAGACCGCCATCGATGGCGAAGCGCCCAAGCTGCGTACCTGGACCAAGGACGTGAAGGACGCCATGGAAAAGCTGCGCATCGACGCCGACTTCGCCCAGCGCAACGTCAACGAAGGCTTCTCCGGTGGCGAAAAGAAGCGCGTCGAGATCCTCCAGCTGGAACTCTTCAAGCCCAAGTTCGCCGTCCTGGACGAGACCGACTCCGGCCTGGACGTGGATGCGCTGAAGATCGTCTCCGAAGGCGTCAACCGCGCGCACGCCGAGGGCAACATGGGCACGCTGCTCATCACCCACTACACCCGCATCCTGCGCTACATCAAGCCTGAATTCGTGCACGTGTTCGTGGACGGACAGGTTGTCGAGGAAGGCGGCCCCGAACTGGCCGACCGCCTCGAAGAAGAAGGCTACGACCGCTACGCCAAGGGCGCCGGCGCAGCCACCATCGCGGCTGAGGCCGCAGTACAGGCCTAGTAAGGACTCATTGCCATGACCGAAATCACGCCGGGCCGCACGGCCCTGGAGGACGTCGAAGAGGCGCTCAAGGACGTCATCGACCCTGAGCTTGGCGTCAACGTTGTGGACCTGGGCCTGCTGTACGGCCTGAAGTACTCCGACGACGACGGTGCGCTCCTGATCGACATGACGCTCACCACCGCCGCCTGCCCGCTCACGGATGTGCTCGAGGAGCAGGTGGGCCAGGCACTGGACGGCGTCGTGGACGACTGGCGCCTGAACTGGGTATGGATGCCGCCGTGGGGTCCGGAGCGGATCACTGACGACGGCAAGGACCAGATGCGGGCCCTTGGCTTCAACATCTAAATAAGTACGACGACGGCGGGTCACCTTTCGCAGGAAAGGTGGCCCGCCGTCGTCGTTGGCCTATCGATTGCTGCGTATCTGTCGTTTTCAGCGATCTAAACGACAAGTACGGAGCAATCGATGGGGTGAACCTGGGGTTAGAGGGTGGCGGCGGAAAACGTGTCGCACTGCTTGATGTCGCCGGACTGGTAGCCCCGGGAGAACCAGCGCTGGCGTTCCTCGCTGGAGCCGTGGGTCCAGCCTTCGGGGGAGACACGGCCGGTGGCTGCCTTCTGGATCCGGTCATCGCCCACGGATGCGGCTGCCGACAAGGCATCATTTACATCCTGCGGGGTGAGGGGCTCCAGGTAGGGCTGGCCGGTGGCGGGGTCCTTGGTGGTGGAAGCGTACTTGGCCCAGAGTCCGGCGTAGCAATCGGCCTGCAGCTCGGTTCGGACGGACCCGGACTCCGGTCCCTGCGGATCCTGCTGCGCGCGTTTCAGGTCACCCAGCAGGTTCTGGACGTGGTGGCCGAATTCGTGCGCCACCACATACTCCTGGGCGAGGGGGCCGCCGGAGGAACCGAACCGGTCCACGAGTTCCTGGAAGAATCCGGGATCGAAGTAGGCGGTGGTGTCCGTCGGGCAGTAGAAGGGACCCACGTCGGAAGTGGCGGGCCCGCAGCCGGTGTTGGTGCTGCCGTTGAAGATCACTGCCTCCGGCCGCGGGTACTGCACCTTGTACTGCTGGAGGTAGCCCGGCCAGAACGCGTTGAGGCTGTTCACCGTGCCGGTGATCCGGCAGTCAAGCCGCGCATCCGCGTCCGCTCCGGTTTTGCAGGCCGGAGCCGTGCCCTGGGACTGGCCGGCGGTGCCGCCGTCGGTCAGGCCGCCGAGCATGTTGGGGTTGATGCCCAGCAGGAGCGCAACCAGCAGGACCAGGCCGCCGCCGATTCCGCCGCCGACCTTCACACCGGTACCCATGCCCCTTCGGTCCTGGACCTGGCTGGGATCAAGCTGCGCATTGTCATTGAAACTCATATCGTCACAATACCCGCGGCCCCGCGGCTCAATCCCCGGCGGCCGGTAAAGTTGGTCCGTGCCGTTCCTGAACATGATCCAACGCTGGGCTGAGCACCGCCCGCACGACACCGCCGTCGTGGTCGGCGGGCGGCGGCTTGAATGGGCAGCGCTGCGCGATGCTGTCGCCGGTTTGGTGGCGGAGACTAAGTCAGTGACCACGCTTTGCGAAGCCAATTCCGTGGAATTTGCAGTGAAGTTTGCTGCAGCTGTGGCCGGCAGGCGGCAGTGCGCCGTCCTGGATCCGGAATGGCCGGCACCGCTCCAGGAGGACATTGTCCGGCACGTTGAGGCGCACAGCGTTGCGGCGCCGGTATCCCCGGACGACGGTCTTGCTGATGGTCCGCCGGAGTCCACGTTCTTGGTCGGCCTCACATCCGGGACAACCACCGTGCCCAAGGCCTTTACCCGCTCCCGGCAGTCCTGGCAGCAGTCTTTCGATGCCTCGATTGAGTTCTTCGGCCTTCGCCAGGATGACGTCACCCTTGCCCCGGGGCCGCTGGCGGCCAGCCTCAATCTCTACGCGCTGGCCGAGTGCCTCTACGCCGGTTCCGAGTTCCAGACGCTGGAGACGTTCGACGTCGGCGACGTCCACGGTGCCATCACGCACGACCGCGTCACCCGGCTTGTCCTGGTGCCCACCATGCTGAGGATGCTCAGCGAGCGCGGCCTGACGGGATGCGTGGACGCTTCGGGGATCCGCAGCATCATTTGCGCCGGTTCGAAGCTGGACGCCCGCACGCTGGAGGCCGCCCGGCGCTGGGCCCCGAATGCCACCATCTACGAGTACTACGGCGCCTCCGAGCTGAGCTTCGTATCCGGTCTCAAACTGGCACCCGGCCAGGCTGCAGCCCCCGGCGGAACCGGAATCGGACGGCCCTTCCCCGGCGTCGAGGTCCGGGTCCTGGCGGACGACGGGACCCAGGTCCCGGACGGCGGATACGGCAACATCTGCGTCCGCAGCGGCATGGTGAGCAACGGCTACCTGTGGGGCGACGACGGCCAGGCCCTGCGGTCCTTCGGCAGCTGGTACACAGTGGGGGACCAAGGCTATCTCGAGGACGGGGAACTGCACATCCTGGGCCGGCGCGCCGACATGATCCTCACCGCCGGGCGGAACGTGTACCCCCACGAGGTGGAACTGGCACTGGCCGCGGTTCCCGGTGTGGCCGCAGCCCTCGCCGCCGGGATGCCGGATGACCTGCGCGGCCAGCGGGTGGTGGCGGGCGTGGTTCCGTCCCACGGCGGGATCACCGCCACCCAGCTGCGGGCCGGGCTGGAGGACCTCCTGTCCCGGCACAAGCGTCCCCTTCAGTACTACCTCCTGCCCGAGCTGCCCACGACGGACCGGGGCAAGGTCAGCCGGAGCCTGTTGCTGGAGCGGATCAACTCCCGGGACCCCAGGGCGCGGCCCCTTGCCGGCTGACCTGCTGCCGCCGGAGCGCCAGCCGGTCATCATCGCAGCCCGCCGGACGCCGGTGTGCCCCGTCAACGGTGCGCTGCGGAGCCTGCGCGCCCACGAACTGCTGGCGCCGGTGCTCCGGGCGCTGGTTGCCGAGCTCGCCGTGGACCCCGCCACCGTCTCCGATGTCGTCATCGGCAACGCAGTAGGCGGCGGCGGCAACGTGGCCCGGCTGGCCCTGCTCGAGGCCGGACTCCCGGTCAGTGTCCCCGGGATCACCGTCGACCGGCAGTGCGGTTCCGGGCTGGACGCCATTGTTCTCGCCGGCCGGCTGGTTGCAGCAGGCGGCAACCCGCTTTACCTGGCCGGGGGAGTGGAGAGCTCCAGCACCGCACCCCTTCGGGCCCACAGGACGGACGACGGCGGCGCGGACTTTTACCTCCGCGCCCAGTTTGTGCCGGAAAGCTTTGGCGATCCGGACATGGGCGTCGCGGCGGAAACGGTGGCGCAGGAATACGGCGTCGGCAGGGAGCGGCAGGACGCCTTCGCGCTGGCAAGCCACCGTAAAGCCCTTGCGGCAATCCAGGACGGCCGCTTTGCCGGCGAAATCGTCCCGCTGGCCACAGACACGGGCACGGTCTCATGTGACGGCGGGCCACGCCGCGGCCTCACCCCGGCCGTCATGCGACGGTTCCCGCCCGCCTTCGTGCCCGGAGGAACTGTCACCGCCGGGAACTCCTGCTTCGACGCTGACGGCGCCTCCGCCGTCGTTATGACGTCCCTGGAGCATGCCCGCCAACTGGGGGCACGCGACGCGCTGTTGGTGCGCGGAACCGCAACCGCCGGCGTCGAGCCCCGGGTGCTGGGGATCGGTGCTGCGCAGGCGGCCGGTGGGCTGCTCGCGGAGGCCGGTGTGACCGCAGAACACGTGGACCTGGTGGAGTTCAATGAGGCCTTCGCGTCCCAGACCCTCGCGTGCCTGGACCAGCTGGGAATCGACGCCGACCGGGCCAACCTCGATGGCGGGGCGCTGGCGCTGGGGCACGCCTATGGTGGCTCGGGGGCGGTGCTGGTGACCCGGCTGCTCGCCCAGGCGCGGAGGGCAGGAACACCGGGAGCCCTGGGACTGGCGATGATCAGCATGGCGGGCGGAATGGGGACGGCCGCACTGCTGGAGTACCGGCGCCTCTAGGCCGGCTTTAGTCCTCGGCTTCGCCCAGGCCTCGGGCGGCGAGTGCTTCACCCGTTTGGCGTGCGTATGCCACCGAGGTGATGAAGACGGGCAGGACCAGGGCCCGCGGATTGCGCTCCAGGCCGCGGGCCTTGGCGGAGTCACGGACGTCGGCGAAGGTGCCGGCGATGAACGGGATGCTGCGGAGCATGATGCCAATGGTCAGGGCAAAGCGCTCCG
Encoded here:
- the sufC gene encoding Fe-S cluster assembly ATPase SufC, with amino-acid sequence MSTLEIKDLHVSIETEQGTKEILKGVSLTIRTGETHAIMGPNGSGKSTLASTIAGHPRYTVTSGSITLDGEDVLAMSVDERARAGVFLAMQYPVEVPGVTMTNFLRTAKTAIDGEAPKLRTWTKDVKDAMEKLRIDADFAQRNVNEGFSGGEKKRVEILQLELFKPKFAVLDETDSGLDVDALKIVSEGVNRAHAEGNMGTLLITHYTRILRYIKPEFVHVFVDGQVVEEGGPELADRLEEEGYDRYAKGAGAATIAAEAAVQA
- a CDS encoding metal-sulfur cluster assembly factor produces the protein MTEITPGRTALEDVEEALKDVIDPELGVNVVDLGLLYGLKYSDDDGALLIDMTLTTAACPLTDVLEEQVGQALDGVVDDWRLNWVWMPPWGPERITDDGKDQMRALGFNI
- the ypfJ gene encoding KPN_02809 family neutral zinc metallopeptidase, whose translation is MSFNDNAQLDPSQVQDRRGMGTGVKVGGGIGGGLVLLVALLLGINPNMLGGLTDGGTAGQSQGTAPACKTGADADARLDCRITGTVNSLNAFWPGYLQQYKVQYPRPEAVIFNGSTNTGCGPATSDVGPFYCPTDTTAYFDPGFFQELVDRFGSSGGPLAQEYVVAHEFGHHVQNLLGDLKRAQQDPQGPESGSVRTELQADCYAGLWAKYASTTKDPATGQPYLEPLTPQDVNDALSAAASVGDDRIQKAATGRVSPEGWTHGSSEERQRWFSRGYQSGDIKQCDTFSAATL
- a CDS encoding class I adenylate-forming enzyme family protein, which gives rise to MPFLNMIQRWAEHRPHDTAVVVGGRRLEWAALRDAVAGLVAETKSVTTLCEANSVEFAVKFAAAVAGRRQCAVLDPEWPAPLQEDIVRHVEAHSVAAPVSPDDGLADGPPESTFLVGLTSGTTTVPKAFTRSRQSWQQSFDASIEFFGLRQDDVTLAPGPLAASLNLYALAECLYAGSEFQTLETFDVGDVHGAITHDRVTRLVLVPTMLRMLSERGLTGCVDASGIRSIICAGSKLDARTLEAARRWAPNATIYEYYGASELSFVSGLKLAPGQAAAPGGTGIGRPFPGVEVRVLADDGTQVPDGGYGNICVRSGMVSNGYLWGDDGQALRSFGSWYTVGDQGYLEDGELHILGRRADMILTAGRNVYPHEVELALAAVPGVAAALAAGMPDDLRGQRVVAGVVPSHGGITATQLRAGLEDLLSRHKRPLQYYLLPELPTTDRGKVSRSLLLERINSRDPRARPLAG
- a CDS encoding thiolase family protein — protein: MPADLLPPERQPVIIAARRTPVCPVNGALRSLRAHELLAPVLRALVAELAVDPATVSDVVIGNAVGGGGNVARLALLEAGLPVSVPGITVDRQCGSGLDAIVLAGRLVAAGGNPLYLAGGVESSSTAPLRAHRTDDGGADFYLRAQFVPESFGDPDMGVAAETVAQEYGVGRERQDAFALASHRKALAAIQDGRFAGEIVPLATDTGTVSCDGGPRRGLTPAVMRRFPPAFVPGGTVTAGNSCFDADGASAVVMTSLEHARQLGARDALLVRGTATAGVEPRVLGIGAAQAAGGLLAEAGVTAEHVDLVEFNEAFASQTLACLDQLGIDADRANLDGGALALGHAYGGSGAVLVTRLLAQARRAGTPGALGLAMISMAGGMGTAALLEYRRL